A portion of the Pseudopipra pipra isolate bDixPip1 chromosome 1, bDixPip1.hap1, whole genome shotgun sequence genome contains these proteins:
- the NSUN2 gene encoding RNA cytosine C(5)-methyltransferase NSUN2 has product MGRRARDRRRQQQQQQRQERGGGGAGDQAGWAGGYPEIVKENELFERYYQELGIVPAGEWDAFMAALREPLPATLRITGYRSHAKEILHCLKEKYFRELQNLEVDGQKVEMPQSLSWYPEELAWHTNLSRKILRKSPQLEKFHQFLVSETECGNISRQEAVSMIPPLLLNVSPHHKILDMCAAPGSKTAQLIEMLHADMNVPFPKGFVIANDVDNKRCYLLVHQAKRLNSPCIMVVNHDASSIPNLQIDVDGRKEILFYDRILCDVPCSGDGTMRKNIDVWKKWTTQNSLQLHGLQLRIATRGVEQLAEGGRMVYSTCSLNPIENEAVIASLLEKSQGALELADVSSELPGLKRMPGITKWKVMLKDGQWFEEWKDVPSNRQTQIRPTMFPVKDEEKLKAMNLERCLRILPHHQNTGGFFVAVLIKKSPMPWNKRQPKVHQKLPQRTGDTEVTATNSDNGSDCITEEPILAENEESKKMEGLQNLDTEQSKKEGVCGPPPSKKMKLFGFKEDPFVFLPEDDPLFLPIQKFYALDPSFPKMNLLTRTQEGKKRQLYMVSKELRNVLLNNSEKMKVINTGIKVWSRNSDGEQFGCAFRLAQEGIYTLYPFINARIISVCIEDVKILLTQENPFLTKFSSETQKKVKDMAMGSVVLKYDPNPEKPDDLQCPIVLCGWQGKTSLRAFVPKNERLHYLRMMGVEVFKAKKKEEELENKTEEEVQHKLAQTEDGMDVEDKEHDLVTKMEAEIGEESSQSPVESSAMETENKTEDLDQSSKNATTHISKESKGTDTSTVKD; this is encoded by the exons ATGGGCCGGCGAGCGCGGGACCgccggcggcagcagcagcagcagcagcggcaggagcggggcggcggcggcgccggggaCCAGGCG GGCTGGGCCGGCGGCTACCCCGAGATCGTGAAGGAGAACGAGCTGTTCGAGCGGTACTACCAGGAGCTGGGCATCGTGCCCGCCGGCGAGTGGGACGCGTTCATGGCGGCGCTGCGGGAGCCGCTGCCCGCCACGCTGCGCATCACGGGCTACCGCAG CCATGCCAAAGAGATCCTCCACTGCTTGAAGGAAAAATACTTCAGGGAGCTGCAGAACCTGGAGGTGGATGGTCAAAAAGTCGAGATGCCACAGTCGCTGAGCTG GTATCCGGAAGAGTTAGCCTGGCACACTAACTTGAGTAGAAAAATCTTACGCAAGTCCCCACAACTGGAAAAGTTTCATCAATTTCTGGTTAGCGAGACAGAGTGT ggAAATATCAGTCGTCAGGAGGCTGTTAGTATGATCCCACCTCTGCTGCTTAACGTTAGCCCTCATCATAAG ATTCTAGATATGTGTGCTGCACCTGGATCTAAGACGGCACAACTCATTGAAATGTTGCATGCAGACATGAATGTTCCTTTTCCCA AGGGTTTCGTAATTGCTAATGATGTCGACAACAAGCGCTGCTATTTGCTGGTTCATCAGGCTAAGAGATTAAACAGTCCATGCATCATGGTGGTAAATCATGATGCCTCCAGCATTCCTAACCTACAAATAGATGTTGATGgaagaaaagagatcctctTCTATGACAGGATTTTATGTGATGTCCCCTGCAG TGGAGATGGAACCATGAGGAAAAACATTGATGTATGGAAGAAGTGGACAACACAAAACAGTTTGCAGCTCCACGG ATTGCAGCTGAGAATTGCAACCCGTGGTGTTGAACAGCTGGCAGAAGGTGGGAGAATGGTGTATTCTACGTGTTCATTGAATCCTATCGAAAATGAAGCTGTGATCGCATCTCTGCTGGAAAAAAGTCAAG GTGCCTTAGAACTTGCTGATGTCTCTTCCGAGTTACCAGGCTTGAAGAGGATGCCAGGAATTACAAAATGGAAG GTAATGCTGAAAGATGGACAGTGGTTTGAAGAGTGGAAAGATGTGCCTTCAAATAGACAAACACAAATACGTCCCACTATGTTTCCAGTAAAAGATGAAGAGAAGCTAAAGGCAATGAATCTAGAGCGTTG TCTTAGGATATTGCCACATCACCAGAACACAGGCGGTTTCTTCGTGGCTGTGTTAATAAAAAAGTCTCCCATGCCATGGAATAAACGTCAGCCTAAG GTTCATCAGAAGTTACCACAAAGAACAGGAGATACTGAAGTGACAGCAACTAATTCAGATAATGGTTCTGACTGTATTACTGAAGAACCAATACTTGCTGAAAATGAAGAGTCTAAGAAAATGGAAGGATTGCAGAATTTGGACACTGAGCAAAGCAAAAAGGAAGGAGTATGTGG accACCACCATCtaaaaaaatgaagttgtttggttttaaagaaGACCCTTTTGTCTTTCTCCCTGAAGATGATCCACTGTTCCTTCCTAtcca GAAGTTTTATGCATTGGACCCATCATTTCCTAAGATGAATTTACTGACTCGAACtcaagaaggaaagaagagacagCTGTACATGGTTTCTAAGGAGCTAAGGAATGTGCTTCTGAACAACAGTGAGAAGATGAAG GTTATTAACACAGGGATAAAAGTCTGGTCTCGCAACAGTGATGGTGAACAGTTTGGATGTGCATTCCGATTAGCACAAGAG GGAATTTATACTCTGTACCCATTCATTAATGCGAGGATTATAAGTGTTTGCATAGAAGATGTTAAAATTCTGCTAACCCAGGAAAATCCATTCTTAACTAAATTTAGCAgtgaaacacagaagaaagtCAAAGACATGG caatGGGAAGTGTAGTTCTGAAGTATGACCCAAACCCTGA AAAACCTGATGATCTTCAGTGTCCAATAGTGCTGTGTGGTTGGCAAGGCAAGACGTCACTCCGTGCCTTTGTGCCCAAGAATGAGAGACTTCATTACCTGAGGATGATGGGAGTTGAAGTGtttaaagcaaagaagaaagaggaggaattggaaaacaaaactgaggaAGAAGTTCAACATAAGCTGGCGCAAACAGAGGACGGAATGGATGTGGAAGATAAAGAACACGATTTAGTCACAAAAATGGAAGCAGAAATAGGTGAAGAATCTTCCCAGAGTCCTGTGGAAAGCAGTGCtatggaaacagaaaataaaactgaggaTTTAGATCAATCCAGTAAAAATGCCACCACTCACATAAGCAAGGAAAGCAAAGGCACGGATACAAGTACTGTGAAAGATTAG